One genomic segment of Nostoc sp. KVJ3 includes these proteins:
- a CDS encoding plasmid partition protein ParG, translating to MNDSNKQVFVRFRVEEEKRDRFKIACIQLKTTMDEVLKGLLDKWLEENSPESTKNK from the coding sequence ATGAATGATTCAAACAAGCAGGTTTTTGTACGATTTCGAGTAGAGGAAGAAAAGCGAGATCGCTTCAAAATAGCCTGTATACAGTTAAAAACAACTATGGATGAAGTGCTAAAAGGTCTTCTTGATAAATGGCTGGAAGAAAACAGTCCTGAGTCAACTAAAAATAAATAG
- a CDS encoding ParM/StbA family protein, which translates to MTDLAVHTENANTGQKGTLTIVAGYDLGNSSIKFVSSDRQIRFPSYLENCYYRPTETPTEGYVEYLEGDALTKLDYKQWLSGYAAYDANPKNHLRVTDDATAKVSQSLKHLLAVLSYYPYKASIELVICASLHERGDLEDQLIEALTGRHVVKFGGKICPTEVKIHVLKVYDEGHAAIAAFAQNLNTSKQNVIVDIGNRTVIATLIGSKGHLANRKTFDNGVEELIRMISVNPDFKNRLVGEIAMPHLIRQGLESTDKPFWYGKQFSFQDVYQKELAPWVQKSLAPVFKFIHPWKINADVCLITGGGSRLSSVSEALQAKGFVVADNPVWANAIGLYQLAKMIHLRSVNEQQ; encoded by the coding sequence ATGACAGATTTGGCAGTTCATACCGAAAATGCCAACACTGGGCAAAAAGGTACACTCACGATCGTCGCTGGTTACGACCTCGGTAATTCCAGCATTAAATTTGTATCATCAGACCGCCAGATAAGATTTCCCAGTTATTTAGAGAATTGCTACTACCGTCCTACAGAGACTCCCACAGAAGGTTACGTTGAGTACCTAGAGGGTGATGCACTAACTAAACTGGACTACAAGCAATGGTTATCGGGCTATGCAGCTTACGATGCCAACCCGAAAAACCATCTTCGGGTTACTGATGATGCTACTGCAAAGGTGAGTCAATCGCTGAAACATCTGCTAGCAGTGCTTTCCTACTACCCTTACAAAGCTTCGATTGAGTTAGTAATCTGTGCATCTTTGCACGAAAGAGGCGATTTAGAAGATCAGCTGATTGAAGCACTCACTGGCCGCCATGTCGTCAAGTTTGGCGGTAAGATTTGCCCCACCGAGGTCAAGATCCATGTTTTGAAGGTTTACGACGAAGGTCATGCAGCGATCGCCGCCTTTGCCCAGAACTTGAACACCAGTAAGCAAAACGTAATTGTTGATATTGGGAATCGGACAGTTATTGCCACTTTAATCGGTTCCAAAGGACATCTAGCTAACCGAAAGACTTTTGATAACGGTGTGGAAGAGTTGATCCGAATGATTTCGGTCAACCCAGACTTTAAGAATCGCTTGGTAGGCGAGATTGCAATGCCGCACCTTATCCGTCAAGGACTAGAAAGCACTGACAAACCCTTTTGGTATGGCAAACAGTTCAGTTTTCAAGATGTCTACCAAAAAGAGTTAGCGCCTTGGGTACAAAAGTCCCTAGCGCCAGTATTCAAGTTTATCCACCCTTGGAAGATTAATGCAGATGTCTGCTTAATTACTGGGGGAGGCTCACGACTGTCATCAGTGAGTGAAGCACTTCAGGCTAAAGGGTTCGTGGTAGCAGACAACCCAGTGTGGGCAAACGCGATTGGGCTTTACCAACTAGCAAAGATGATTCATTTAAGGAGTGTGAATGAACAGCAATGA
- a CDS encoding MerR family DNA-binding transcriptional regulator: protein MSEYVSPNEAARRLGVSVDSLRRWEAAGKINAIRTPSGQRRFDMNSYVPGDKPDTKASSKKVKTTDDESTLRQIAKGIVQYAQQMQKLKLFPYPVVLQLGVEKLQAICVMQNKTQPQGIPDFLSNWAEHPIRDWTIEIDCPEEWKDVQFVEDRKPSGFCIELDGSYINEAERIQKEVMEEVFRKSAQDPNLYVDFRRLLVTNSVITKGERDIKAVLQLKPLQKS, encoded by the coding sequence ATTTCAGAGTATGTAAGCCCAAATGAGGCAGCACGACGGCTGGGAGTAAGCGTGGACTCCTTGAGACGATGGGAAGCTGCGGGCAAAATTAATGCAATCCGAACGCCATCTGGGCAGAGAAGATTTGACATGAACTCCTACGTGCCAGGCGATAAACCTGATACAAAGGCTAGCTCAAAAAAGGTAAAGACAACAGATGATGAATCAACCCTGCGTCAGATAGCTAAGGGAATAGTTCAGTATGCACAGCAAATGCAAAAGCTAAAACTTTTTCCTTATCCAGTAGTTCTGCAACTGGGAGTAGAAAAATTACAAGCTATTTGTGTGATGCAAAATAAAACACAACCTCAAGGAATTCCAGATTTCCTCAGTAACTGGGCAGAACATCCTATTAGAGATTGGACTATTGAAATTGACTGTCCAGAAGAGTGGAAGGATGTTCAATTTGTAGAAGACCGAAAGCCTAGTGGATTTTGTATTGAATTAGATGGGTCATATATTAACGAAGCCGAGCGGATTCAAAAAGAGGTCATGGAAGAAGTTTTTAGAAAGTCCGCACAAGACCCAAACCTATATGTAGATTTTCGTCGCTTACTTGTTACCAACTCTGTGATCACAAAGGGAGAGCGAGATATTAAAGCTGTTCTGCAACTCAAGCCATTACAAAAGTCTTAG